From the genome of Asterias rubens chromosome 13, eAstRub1.3, whole genome shotgun sequence:
TAGCAAGCGCAACGTACTATACTATGCAGTCTTTAATACATAAGATAAATATCTTGTTTGTGAGTGGAGTACATGATGGTACGGAGGAGCATATAGTGCAGCTGTCAGCGTTATGTTGCTTCTATCAGAATCTGACAACACCGGCATCATCTGAAGACCACAGACAAGATGACCGCTGGATGGACGTATTTTATAAGAACAAAAAGAGAAGTTTGTCCTGTGATCTTGTAAAGCGTTGTGTACATGATGTGCAGAAGTTGACACAAATACATGATGTTGTGTAGTAATATGCCATAATGCAACTACGGGTAAGTTTAAGACAAATAtgctgtatttttgtttaatcgtAGGCATACTCGTGAATATTGATACAAAGTGCTGTATGCCTGTGTGTCAGcagaatccttaaaaaaaaattatcgcTCAAGctcaaaccatagagtaaggacactCAAACTAGTATTACAAATCTGTTGTCTTTGTTTATGTGGGCACTCCAACCGCGATTTGTCGTGTGGGtacctgggggggggggatcactgggtgggggaggggggggggcatgtgcCATAAATGTATTTACTAAGCGCCTTGGGTGTAACTTTTTGGTAGAAGACTTcggcatttattattattatttcatgtctCACTACCAGGAAtagaaacctttttttatttgattcatTCAACCattattttcttcttaaaggcagtggacactattggtaattactcaaaataattattagcataaaacctttcttggtgatgagcaatggggtgaggttgatggtataaaacattgtgagaagtggctcactctgaagtgacatagttttcgagagagaagtaattttccacgaatttgatttcaagacctcaggtttagaacttgaggtctcgaaatcaaccatctaaacgcacacaacttcaggtgacaagggtgtttttctttcattattatctcgcaagttcgatgaccgattgagctaaaatttgcaACGgcttgttcttttatgcataatgttgagatacaccaactgtgaaggctagtctttgacaattaccaatagtgtccactgcctttaaaggaacacgttgccttggatcggtcgagttggtctttgaaaagcgtttgtaaccgtttgttataaaatacatatggttaggaagatgttgtaaaaatagaatacaatgatccacacaaacatgcctcgaaattgcgtggttttcctattacctcgtcgactaacacagtctgccatttatgggagtcttaatttttgactcccataaatggcagaccgtgttagttcgcaaagtaaaaggaaaaccacgcaatttcgaggcaaatttgtgtggatcattgtattctacttttaaaacatctttccaaccatatgcatttaataacaaacggttacaaacgcttttttatagaccaactcgtccgatccaaaaggcaacttgttcctttaattatGTTCTTAGCGTGTCCCCTTCATTTcatctgggcccagtttcatggctctgctgtaAGCTCATGCAATTTTGTAGGCCCCTTCCTCCACGCACGAGTAATCTTACGAATCTACACCTACTAGTGAAAAATCCAATTCAGTTTTGAATGAGAGAATAAACGAGAAAGTATAGATTCGTGATtgagaaatcaaattcattaaaACTATCAAATAATCAATGGCTCGGGCAAACAGTTTAAATCAGAGAATATACTaaaaagtgtagattcgtgactacAATGTACACGCCTTTGGCTCGTACActctatccacgaatctacactttctcgtccatgaACATACTCCACACAGACATCTTGAATCCTAAACTTGAGGTTGTCTCATACACAAATGTAGGCCTTGTAGACCCCATCCTACGTTTCTAAAACCCGTAGAATGTTTCCTACTGTGAATTCGGGCTTACATCGCCAGTAAGGTCAAGATGAGATCGCCACCTTTTACAAGGTTATTTCATTTTCGTGCATCCACACTCCTGTTCATTTGACCCAAAAGCAAGGACCTTGCTTTGTGATTACAGCCTATatgtttctggtaatgaaaccaaaagTTAATTTAATCACTGTAACTCGCAAGCCTGAGAAAACCTGTACACAATGGTGCTTGCTGTTACACTTGGGTTAAcccctatagacctttatcacgcgtcaccatcttggtcatgttccctgtttccacaGCAGTAAttaatgctaacattcattgcgcaaacatggaaccagactattatttcgtccagcctcagtttggttacaatgagttggaatttAGAAGATGCTTTTACTGAATGATTCCATACAGGACTCGAACTAACAttatgctgatcagaaacaccataggtTAACcgtttaaacttttaaaacaaagctTAAATTTCAGACTTTAAATTCTTACAAACGTACACAggcagtttctcttgtggtttataacttaaAATTATCAGTACCTGACCATTATTAAGATCGGATGAGAGATACCATCGAAATGATTAAATACTACGACTTCCGATGTACATTATGTTAAAATATATCTAGACCTATTGTGCCAGTAGGCCATACTATTCGTAAAGCACTTTTTTGTAGACGTTATTATTTAAAACTCCTATCCACAAAGGTTGAACACTTCAACATAATAATTGTGTGATAATGTTGTCCCACTTACAGAGCTTGTTTAATTGCTTTGAAAttgctttgtattttttttcttgtcagcCAAATCATCTGATCTTCGCCTTTCTGCTGGGTTTCGTCATCCTGTCATGTTTCCTCGAGAAATTTGGGTTGGTTTTGAGGATGGTGCGGCCCTCCGAGACAATCCACGCAGGACGAGTCGAGAGCGGGACGACCCGCCGTAGGTTTCAAGCTTCATCCAGGCAGCTGACTTCCAACTCAAGGTATCGTGACCCTTTATTTACTGCTAAATTCTCGAAAACGAACTCACTCTATACAAAGGACTCTACAGGGGGTCAAAAGTGTTACTCTTTTGAGAAATTGACAGGAACTGTTTTTCCCTCAAAATTGTCTCGAGTGACATTGCCATGAGTGTCAAGTCACTCCACCGTCTCTGTGTCCATTTCTTTTGTGTACATACCCATATTGAATGATAAgccaaacaataaacaaaatcaacacaaattgatgggtggggggggggggcaacactATACCATAGCACCGCTCGGGTCGCTTCACTGTCTCCAGTGCTCATTTCTCATTTTTGGTGACTCTGCTGGTCATTTCTTCTGTGTACACATACCCATATTGACTGATAAgccaaacaataaacaaaatcaacacaaattgatgggtggggggggggggggggggcgccaCACTATACCATAGCACCGCTATCTGTCTCCAGTGCTCATTTCTCATTTTTGGTGACTCTGCTGGTCATTTCTTCTGTGTACACATACCCATATTGACTGATAAgccaaacaataaacaaaatcaacacaaattgatgggtgggggggggggggggggggggggggcgccaCACTATACCATAGCACCGCTCGGTTCGCTTCACTGTCTCCAGTGCTCATTTCTCATTTTTGGTGACTCTGCTGGTCATTTCTTCTGTGTACATACCCATATTGACTGACaagccaaacaaacaaaatcagcaaaactTGATGGGGATTGGGCTACAATAACCTAGCACCGCCTGGTAGCACTGATTTTCAATGTATTTTTTAGccacctgggcccagtttcataaagctgcattctgcttagcaaatttcttatGAAATGACaggggtaccagtcgcagcaatgaaATCTGTATAAAATTATATGGTATTCTGGCTTATAATGAGTGTAACTCGTGTCcgaaactataaataaacagtaaacttacgGATACTACCAAGCATTAAATATGTACATTTGTTACGGAATTCAGTGTTTCGCTTCTgaaaccctcccccccccaaaaaaaaaaacacctcaaagCCCAAATACTGATATGGttttaatgaaagtaaaatactTTAAATAAAGTACTATCATGTCCATTTTGTCTTAATTCAGAGGTATGCCtctatgaagaaaacaaaaattattaattttaatttataaaatcaCTTTATCCCATGATTTTGTTTGATTCATTCTTAACTCACAGGACTCAACTCCTCAACGGCCTGCAGAAGATGAATTTACATCCCTCAGTCGCACCGTGTGAGGGCGGTACACCAGAGCCCAACTTGGTCTTCATCAAAACGCACAAGACTGGAAGCACCACGTTGTCGCACATCATCAACCGATTCGGGTACACACGAAAGCTCTCCTTCGCTCTCAACAAAAGACATCGCAATAACGGACATCTCGGTTATATCACTTTATCCAAGACAACTCCAAAAGAAATATTTCTCCCTCCAATCGGAGTTTCCAAGTGGGCCAGGACTTTTAGGTACAACTTGATGACCGGCCACGCCCGCTACGACCGGGCAAAGATGGATGCCTTCATGACGTCACCAACTCATTACGTCACCATCCTTCGCGATCCGGGTCACCAGTTCGAATCTGCTTTCTCACACTTCCAGTTCGACGATGCGTTTCTCATTCAGGAACGGAAACATTATAAGACGATACCAGCCAAGTTAGAGCACTTCATGGGAACAGCAGAGTTTTACCGAAACAGGCTGAAGCATTTATCATGGGAGGGGGAAAGGGGACTTCGCTGGTACTACGCAAAGAATAATCAGATGTTTGACATGGGTTTGGATCACGAGCACCACAAGGATGACGATATTGTCTCAGCGTACATCGACAAGCTAGAAGCAGAGTTGGATTTAGTTTTGATAACCGAGTACTACGACGAATCGTTGTTACTCTTACAGCGTTATCTTTGTTGGGACACTGCTGACATAGTGTACGTGTCCAAAAACATGAGGCCGCCCTCAGCGCCCGTTTCCGAATCACTCAGAAAGAAGTTGAGACAATGGAACTCGGTGGATATGAAACTTTATAAACATTTCAATGAGTCCTTATGGAACAAGATCAGTGAATACGGGCCGAACTTTCAGTCCGACTTGGCAAAGTTTCGTGAGCAACTTAAAGAAGTGCTTGATGAATGTGTTGGAGATTTGAAGGTGTCGTCACAGGGTCGGTTCAAGTACTCTAATTATAAGGTCAAGGCGGGTTCAGGGGTCAACTGCACTCTTATAGCTGAATCAAAATCCGCTTTGTTCTCTTCAATATGGCGGCGTCAGTCACAACAAACCGACACTGTAGTCAAAGTAGGGAACACGCAACTATCACTTCATAATTATGTTATAAAAACTTGAATATTTAAGAAACATTTGGCCTATTGGTATGATAAAACATCGTCtcagatcacagatttacatcaaaagTTAACAAcctctaatgatgatgatagtaagtACTTCTGTCTGGAATGTCATAtttaatgataaataaataaaactcatTTCCCGTTTGcattgagtttatcgctcagtgagcgttttattaatttttcttttaaatcgaAGTCTTCCAATTAATGTGTTATCGGatactattttctcgtgaccaagatggccgatcgatctcaaacttcttcaggtttgtcagtttatgtatattgtggattacataaattgcttacacTGACTGCCAGCAACTGCTTTGGTAGCAAAAACCAGATCTGTAATTGCTTCTTTTCTTGCTAATGATCCTATCTATATTGATGCGTGAGTCTGTGTCATAAATGAATTAAACCAAACTTGTTGACAGATGTTTTTTACTCTAGTTGATTTATTCTTACTGTGTGTGTGCCAGATGTTGTATTTGTAGTTATTCGAGCATACATGGCAAGTTCAGTTTTCAAACTGTTAACTAACAGGAATTCGGACGAACCTTTGCATACGCACGTGTGTCTTGTATTTAAACGTAATGTCTTTTTCCCGCTGCTCAATATCGTCTGCGTTCAATGATGTTCAATATACAGTAATGCTATTGACCTTTCCAACTGCGCATGTACGGTGACCGACTGCATTATTGGAGTAATCATTACGAGCACACATTAACACAAAACagcgggtgcgttcgattagcttccctggaaCGATCCCGCGGTGCtctgagcccctgacaagagctgatcgaacgatcacactcgccctctcgtggtgacgtcatgcacctcgggtcaaccctaagtgacccactccagAAACACGGCACTGGATAGACTGGGCCCGGCACTGGAGGGCTGCCCCGgctgagcccctggaatgacttcaaagctattcgaatgcattggggggggggggggcagaccggggtcgacccagggaagctaaacgaacgcacccatcaTAGGAATGAAACAACATGGCGTTTACTTTCATCTCAGATTTAATGAAGTGTTCAAACTCTGCCGTATACATTCTGGACACCAGGTAAGGACATGACTTAAGCTAAGAAGATATTAAGAAGCGGTAGGATAATTGGGGTTGAGATAAACGTTTTCCTCATTTAATTCGCCAACCAAATCTACATAAACGCAGGACAATAGACCTATTGACCCTTGAATTCTTGTGGTTTGTTTATACTGCATTGCGTAAGTGTTGTAGCTGATGCTTGCATTTCCGACAGCTGAGCGGTGACACGATGTCTTTCCACTTCCCCTTCTATATTAGGTATCCGTAGAGAGTTTCACAAGGTCTGTATAACACCGTGATCACTCAGGCGGTTCTTCAAAGGCGAGgcccggtgtcgcatgcaattatgtccttaTGCAATACTACCCGGAGGATATtactgcatatgcaataatgtccgccggacggttttgcatatgcaaccGTGTCCGCCCGAACGCTGCTTCattatgcaattgtgtccgcccggacacatgtgcatatgcagttgtatccgcccccgtgcaaaaccgtccttgcagtaaattaaaagCCCTttgtcgacggaacacgttcgccatttttaaAAAGCTAAGAGTATGGCCATGTCCGAAACgtcgacttcggctacagctgcgtctagatcagtgcgtctaccagtgttgaagaatcggcagacgcgcgcgatctagccgtagctgtagccgaagtcgccgtttcggacacggcctatgtcatgaatgacatgggaaatacgtgaatattcatgctgcatattaaGTTCAGTGCATGCCCACTTGCTTGTGCGCACATACATTACATATACAGTCATgcacatgtccaccggacggtttttgcatagccccggacacgattgcatatgcaaaaatgtacggagcggacagtattgcatggcggacacaattgcatctgacaccggccatTGCACACCTCGGCCTGGGTTGACCTTTTTGATTCCCCAAATGTGGGGAACTAAAGAGTACATTTCTGATAGTAGGGACTGCGTTCGCGCTCTCCCTTGCAATAAATCTAAAAACAGAATTATGATAAATGATATGATTAGAGGCATTGTAGGCGAGGTATTTGGTTTGCCGGTGTGTTACTatattgccaaaaaaaaaaaaaatatgtatatattttttttaattgggagAGCATGTTAGAAGTATCAATTGATACAATACAAAAATGCTCGGAGATATttcaattataaaataatatatacagAATGTTGATATTTAATAATATTGACATTTTCAATGTCATAAACTGGCACGTATAACGTATAACTGACGTATCACTATAGATTTGCAATATGATCAACATTAATTTGCAATCTGAAAAAGTAATTCTGCTGTTGCCATGGCAACAAAGCTATTGAAGCTATCTTTTGAAAGTTTGGGGGCAAGGTCCGTTTAATTTGAGGGATAAGAAGACAAATATTTCGGGCCATGGCCACCCTATAGTTCGATATTTACGCTACCTTACTCTCAACACTCTCGAGCGGGTGCAGTCATAGGCCTAATGAGTTTTCATTGATGTAACTTCATTTCTGTATAAGAAATAAACATGTCCATGGTCACTTCCAAAAGTGCTCATGAAATTGCTTCTAGTTCcttggttttatttttcattgaaccgttaaaggaacacgttgccttggatcggtcgagttggtctctgaaaagcgttctgtaaccgtttgttatcaaatcgatatggttagaaagatgttgtaaaagtagaatatattgatccacacaagtatcactaaaaattgcacggttttctttttacctcgtcgactaacacggtcggccatttttgggagtcaaatttttgactcccataaatggccgaccgtgttagttcgcgacgtaaaaggaaatccgtgca
Proteins encoded in this window:
- the LOC117298835 gene encoding galactose-3-O-sulfotransferase 2-like, which gives rise to MNLHPSVAPCEGGTPEPNLVFIKTHKTGSTTLSHIINRFGYTRKLSFALNKRHRNNGHLGYITLSKTTPKEIFLPPIGVSKWARTFRYNLMTGHARYDRAKMDAFMTSPTHYVTILRDPGHQFESAFSHFQFDDAFLIQERKHYKTIPAKLEHFMGTAEFYRNRLKHLSWEGERGLRWYYAKNNQMFDMGLDHEHHKDDDIVSAYIDKLEAELDLVLITEYYDESLLLLQRYLCWDTADIVYVSKNMRPPSAPVSESLRKKLRQWNSVDMKLYKHFNESLWNKISEYGPNFQSDLAKFREQLKEVLDECVGDLKVSSQGRFKYSNYKVKAGSGVNCTLIAESKSALFSSIWRRQSQQTDTVVKVGNTQLSLHNYVIKT